A part of Cryptococcus neoformans var. grubii H99 chromosome 6, complete sequence genomic DNA contains:
- a CDS encoding DNA repair/transcription protein MET18/MMS19, with product MDIERLVRTHVSTSDLDPPQELVQGVNSGQVQLLQVVKALGDYLTSTEDDIRLKGLTFLTNLLGVIIPGKINRQATTTLTNFYISKLDDFESLPPALSGLTTLSKLTTFDDTTAVDVYKGIVENVNLKAYAQAIRHLVYVLFDSLLATHRDALKKMGTAFINSYTKIVDGEKDPRNLMLLFSIDRVILLEFDVKDHIEDFFDVTFCYFPITFRPPPNDPYGITADDLKLALRECMASNPYFAKMALPLFLEKFATATGATMKDLMLTMAACFPTYGADAVNERSKELWEGIKTEILYSSDSAIEAAALSALESLMRTLYPNEDSVPSGLAQEIIQECIKSLEEPDKNQALGSTKIIAAIFRGSPSAGKFALSQVFPQLFRTFNTPIVPSHRAPLLTAVSSILLACQSTYNSSSRSHEQERSLEPYRGDLLDILREGLRTDGLKGPAVKGCVALVGVQNYWSRGEVEDIVRGIDEILIHDENQEIRPEVIQALITISKSHPTVIESLTLPLLFHNLPSLAPSVEDFTARERYRSILGSLGRLCIQPALWGTMIVRVTSRLDMLVAATPKKSEGGDVEMDDMDARECNVVYAWDLLNSLLTVIEVKIKEKHVDLGKYYGELMPRLVGLTVRASQQEVGGSGEPLFRDRRLVTIVSKIEEKMIWELGAEKQGKQFDLVYRAFEQGEMVGIVHDKSTIQSSSPLRTGASSSEQDLIALYSSALQGLSPSFSLPLASCGEYLRGKIYWTIHVAKDGWQVKWGLEMVCALVNKKEGDLKEALEGVLEKIWAEVQDTTQDFEVRHRGLLVYFHIIKALSLLRQPLAYIALDKVIEVLGLFSMDSEFVSEAARAFGVLAKKGEGHLTAKLLYAQKLWNFVLPKLIEGDKEASGKERIVYLVAFASLLPLVPPSLCLSDLPTILPLIQRSLTLSSPAQRTNVIHALTSILETPSSPSTDTIFHSSASSLVSALLASSIPSPETSTSSKVRQSALSCLAIIPDTIRFEVLHKQKAEVIKELGKAVDDRIRDVRKEAVECRARWYRYGQAT from the exons ATGGATATCGAGAGGCTCGTAAGGACGCACGTATCGACGTCAGATTTGGATCCGCCTCAGGAGCTTGTTCAAG GTGTCAACAGTGGTCAAGTCCAGTTACTACAAGTGGTAAAAGCTTTGGGGGATTATCTCACCTCTACAGAAGATGATATCAGACTTAAAG GATTGACATTCTTAACCAATCTCCTGGGCGTTATCATACCTGGGAAGATCAATCGTCAGGCGA CAACGACCCTGACAAACTTCTATATCTCGAAACTCGACGACTTTGAGTCATTACCGCCAGCTCTAAGTGGATTAACTACACTTTCGAAGTTAACGACGTTCGATGACACTACAGCGGTCGATGTTTATAAAGG GATCGTGGAGAATGTCAATCTCAAAGCATATGCGCAGGCTATAAGACATCTTGTCTATGTCTTGTTTGACAGTTTACTAGCAACTCATCGAGATG CTCTGAAGAAAATGGGAACCGCTTTCATCAATTCTTATACCAAGATCGTCGACGGCGAGAAAGACCCTCGGAACCTCATGCTACTTTTCTCAATCGATCGGGTAATCCTTTTGGAGTTCGACGTCAAGGATCATATCGAAGACTTCTTCGACGTTACATTCTGCTACTTCCCCATCACCTTCCGTCCACCTCCTAATGATCCGTATGGAATTACTGCCGATGATTTGAAACTTGCTCTCCGAGAGTGTATGGCGTCTAATCCCTATTTTGCGAAGATGGCATTGCCCCTCTTTTTGGAAAAATTCGCAACTGCTACTGGTGCCACTATG AAAGATCTGATGCTCACCATGGCCGCTTGTTTCCCCACTTACGGCGCCGATGCGGTCAATGAACGTAGCAAGGAACTCTGGGAGGGCATCAAGACCGAGATACTTTACTCTTCTGACTCAGCTATTGAAGCCGCTGCCCTTTCTGCGCTTGAATCACTTATGCGCACACTCTACCCTAATGAAGACAGTGTTCCGTCAGGTTTGGCGCAAGAGATTATTCAGGAATGTATAAAATCCCTAGAGGAACCAGACAAGAACCAGGCTTTAGGTTCGACCAAGATTATCGCGGCGATCTTCCGGGGTTCTC CTTCGGCCGGTAAATTCGCCCTCTCGCAAGTATTCCCTCAGCTTTTCCGAACATTCAACACTCCCATCGTACCTTCTCACCGTGCTCCTCTCCTCACAGCCGTCTCTTCAATTCTTCTCGCTTGTCAATCGACTTacaactcttcctcccgGTCGCATGAGCAAGAGCGAAGTTTGGAACCTTACCGAGGAGACCTTCTGGATATTCTGAGGGAAGGTTTAAGGACGGACGGCTTGAAAGGGCCGGCGGTCAAGGGTTGTGTTGCTCTTGTTGGCGTGCAAAACTATTGGAGCCGAGGAGAAGTAGAGGATATTGTTAGGGGGATTGATGAAATTCTGATCCATGATGAGAATCAAGAAATTAG ACCGGAAGTCATTCAAGCACTTATCACAATCTCCAAATCCCATCCCACCGTCATTGAGTCGCTTACTCTCCCCCTCTTATTCCACAACCTTCCTAGCTTGGCGCCTTCCGTAGAGGACTTCACGGCTAGGGAGCGATACCGATCTATCCTTGGTTCATTAGGGAGGCTCTGCATTCAGCCAGCACTGTGGGGCACAATGATCGTGAGGGTCACTAGTAGACTTGACATGTTGGTCGCCGCTACCCCTAAAAAGTCAGAGGGAGGCGATGTGGAAATGGACGACATGGATGCTAGGGAGTGTAACGTTGTTTATGCGTGGGACCTCCTCAACTCCTTGCTCACGGTGATAGAGGTGAAGATCAAAGAAAAGCATGTGGATCTGGGCAAATATTACGGAGAACTGATGCCAAGATTGGTGGGTCTGACAGTAAGAGCGTCTCAGCAAGAGGTTGGCGGAAGCGGAGAACCTTTGTTCAGAGACAGGAGATTGGTGACGATCGTAAGCAAGATtgaggaaaagatgatATGGGAACTTGGCGCCGA AAAACAAGGGAAGCAATTCGATCTTGTGTACAGAGCGTTCGAGCAGGGAGAGATGGTTGGTATAGTACACGATAAGTCAACTATTCAATCTTCTAGTCCTTTACGT ACCGGCGCATCATCCTCAGAGCAAGACCTTATTGCGCTCTACTCTTCGGCGCTCCAAGGCCTTTCgccctctttttctcttccgtTGGCTTCATGTGGCGAGTATCTAAGAGGGAAGATCTACTGGACTATTCATGTTGCAAAGGACGGCTGGCAGGTCAAATGGGGATTGGAGATGGTTTGTGCGTTAGTGAAtaagaaggaaggtg ATCTCAAAGAAGCCTTAGAAGGGgtcttggagaagataTGGGCAGAGGTGCAGGATACTACTCAAGACTTTGAGGTCAGGCACAGAGGACTACTGGTTTACTTCCAC ATCATCAAAGCCCTTTCACTCCTCCGCCAGCCATTAGCATACATAGCCCTGGACAAAGTCATTGAAGTGTTGGGATTGTTTAGCATGGACTCTGAGTTTGTCAGCGAGGCAGCGAGAGCTTTTGGCGTGTtggcgaagaagggtgAAGGGCATCTGACTGCCAAG CTCCTTTATGCTCAAAAATTGTGGAACTTTGTGCTTCCGAAACTAATCGAAGGGGATAAAGAGGCTTCTG GCAAAGAAAGGATAGTGTACCTTGTAGCTTTTGCCTCTCTCTTGcctcttgttcctccttctctttgtCTCTCCGATCTTCCTACT ATCCTCCCACTTATTCAACGATCCTTAACATTATCGTCCCCTGCTCAGAGGACGAACGTGATCCACGCGCTCACCTCCATTCTTGAGACTCCTTCGTCCCCATCTACCGATACTatcttccattcttctgcctcttccctcGTTTCAGCCCTCCTGGCCTCCTCCATTCCGTCTCCAGAGACCTCTACCTCCTCAAAAGTTAGACAATCTGCTCTCTCTTGCCTGGCCATTATTCCTGATACGATCAGGTTTGAAGTGCTGCACAAGCAGAAAGCAGAGGTGATCAAGGAGCTGGGAAAAGCGGTGGACGATCGAATCAGAGATGTGAGAAAAGAAGCTGTTGAATGTAGGGCAAGGTGGTATAGGTATGGTCAGGCGACCTAG